The DNA sequence ccctaatactgtatctgaagtctcttttatatagcagcctattggtcccctaatactgtatctgaagtctcttttatatagacctttatggtcccctaatactgtatctgaagtctcttttatatagaccttagtggtcccctaatactgtatctgaagtctcttttatatagaccttagtggtcccctaatactgtatctgaagtctcttttatataggccttagtggtcccctaatactgtatctgaagtctcttttatatagacctttatggtcccctaatactgtatctgaagtctcttttatatagacctttgtggtcccctaatactctatctgaagtctctttcctgaaattcagccttggtgcagaattacagccactagagccagtcccacaatgagctttccttagtatgtgccatttctgtgtctgtagttattgaggaggagagggggggggcaaggtggagggtgggggtgtggccttgaccaactgccactttgctcgtttgaaagccatgatgtctctctctctcatgggtgggccaaattctctgggcgggcaaagcagagaaaggggaggtaaccttgctccttatgacctcataaggagaagattacagatcggcccatctgagctttcattttctcaaaggcagagcaggatacccagggctcggtttacacctatcaccatttctagccactgggggaccatcggcaggctgggggaacgcatattaatgttaaaaaaactcataaagtgaaattttcatgccatgggacctttaaatagcaAACAAACTGTGTATGACTATGACCTAGCTAGCCTTTTAGTTACTCAAATCTGTAAATCTGGCTCCAATAAAGCAAATAGGAAAAACACTAACCTATTAATATAGGCAATAATATGCTTAATCAAAACTTTGTATGCCGTTACATGCTTTCATTGTACTGCTAACGTTTTGCGAGAGAATAATGTTCCACTATTTGTGCAATAACACAGCTGGCGAATACATGAAGTGATATTATTGCCatagagattttttttcttcctattcCTATAggacatacatactgtataatactGTGTCTTTAAAGTCCATTTACACTATAAACCTTCCATCAGTCAAATCATTTTCCAGCTGACAGTCAGAGAGTGAACTGTCATTTGTCTTGTTCTCACGCAGGTGTCAGCATCTTGGAGGGCAAAGACGACATCTTTGAAGACTGGAGAGAAAAGTTCCTGAATACATATAAGGTGAGTAGGAGCAGAGACACAGGCTCTCCCAGCATGTTCGTCTCGCTAGCACCTTCAAGTGCTCGTGTAATGTGTGACATGAGACAGTTAACTTGTGCCTAAATCAAAACAGATAAGACGTTATAGTGCATGTATCCAAAACTGAGGCTTAATATATTTAATGACTGTTGCAAACAGCTCATTTAACAGCTAGGCTATTAATGTGGTTCAGGGAGAGCTCTACTGATGGCTCTCTATCTGACTAATTAGCATGCATCTCAGTCACTAAAGTTAAAagataaagtttatttttttcataatcatAGGTTTCAATTGTGTCAGTAGAGGTTTGTGTACATCTACAAATGATTTGTTtgctttttcttgtcttttcagACGGGGCTAATGTTCTGGCCATTTATGCAGGTAAATATTAACATCTTTTATGGATAGTTGTCAATTCTTGAGCCTTGGGAACAATATATAGTGAAGAAAATCTAAGCTCAAAGGTCCACTTGCTAATGATTCTGAGCGTCCCGTCACATCTCACAGCCTCAAGATGAACCTAATGGAAGCGGACCTTTCAGTTTAGATTGTCTTCACTATTAAAATCTTCAATTTCCTcatgttttcattcatttgaatTGCTGTTATTTGTGATAATGTGATATATTTTGAAAGACAAATCTGCAGAGCAACCCTTGATTGTCAGACCCATCCCAAAAATCATAGTAACAAAAACTGACAAAGTAAGGAATACATTCTGTAGTTTAAATTAGAGAATAGGGTTTCATTATGACATCTCACAACAATACTTGCACAggaactatttattttatactgcaCAATAGTAAATCAGAATTTTTGTTTgatatgtaaacatgtaataTACCAGAACAATgatataaatatactgtatctttaTCTGTCTCCCTCAGTTTCTGAACTTTGCCTTGGTGCCTCTGTACATGCGGACCGCCTTCACCGGCTGCTGTGCCTTCGTTTGGGCCACCTTCCTTTGCTTCTCGCGTCAGAGCGGCGATGGCACGGCCGGTGCTGCTCTGGCGTGGATGTTCCCTCCTAAAGAGGATGAAGCAGAATCCACAAATGAGAAGGTGGACTCCAAGGAAAAGAGGGAATAGTAAACCTACTCCGATCCGAAGTATGTAGAATCAGTGGTTGTGATGGAGGGGGACAAAACGTAAAGGGAAAAAGCAGCGATCTTTAGTGGAGATAGCAGGTTCAGTGGATGGCAGTCCTGTCTGTGGTTGATGTTGCACTATCGCTGCCAGGGTTTGAGTTCAAAATCACACTGgggttaaacaaaaaaaaaaaaggtgagttCTCATGACCTCATGGTGCTTTGAAACAGCATCCAGCAAATGGAAAATGTATACAGCATACTTTTCAGTATGCATACAGCACACCACCTCAGTGGGAAAATGTAATTCAGTCCTACTTTTCAATCCCACAGTGAACCATCATGGTGCTATATTTGTTGTcaggttttgtttttataaatgcaGTCTTGTGTTCTCACATTACAAACAAGAGAGTTCCCTTAATCTATTGGACCTCGCTGAATGATATTGGAATCATTTGTGAGGACTTCTATGTCTGGAAAGGAACCATAGAATGACTGAACTAAGACTGCTAAGACTTATCTGCGACTGGAACAGAGTGCCTGATCTCTAAGGACTTTCTGCTTCGATTCCTGTTTACACTCTGGTACAAGAAGTCCACATGCACACAGGGACCAAACACTAAAACATATccgaaaatatatttttcatccTGTATTTTCAACCATtgtttcttaatatttaattgttgtggCAATGAGATACTACTGAAGATTACTCTGTTTGTATATTAATGATTGATGAAGGTTGTCTCAAACATCCATTTACTTGAATGTGGAAATGCTGCCTGCCTGCTGTCGTACTTTGTTAATGTGATACTGGGGAGTGCTCTCTATTATATCTCTTTGCACCATTTCCttatttttcaatattgatTGCTGttttatccatttttttttaaatttattttacctCTTAGTGTAAATGTTACTTTAAAGGTTACCTCGCCTGTAATGATTCTTGAACTTTAGATGCCGATCTGCCAAACAGTTTTCTATAGAGGtaatttttaaaaatagctCAGTATAAGACTGCTATTCCTATATATAGAATTTAAAAGGTTCCAGGCAaacttcttttcttttgatcCCTTTAATCAGACATCTTTTAAAATGCATCCTTAATTATGATAACTTATTATTAGTATAATGTAGATATATAGTAGTAGAATGTCTGTTTCTAATTATTATTTGTGTGCTGATGTGCTACACTGGAACTCAAAGATcaaatcaatgaatattccctTTGTTCATTCCAGCAACTGAAGAAGTGATATTACTAACTAATTCAAAGATGTGTAcactactttatttttttgaaggGTTTTGATATCACAAAGAACAACTATTTTAACAGTATCGTTGACTGTAAT is a window from the Perca fluviatilis chromosome 1, GENO_Pfluv_1.0, whole genome shotgun sequence genome containing:
- the LOC120567176 gene encoding mpv17-like protein, producing MRQAFLRHVRRFPWVTNVTLYGCLFAGGDFVHQSFSRGEQMDWRHTRNVAVVAFSFHGNFNFFWMRFLERRFPGNSVRMVVRKLLLDQTTASPLATSVFYTGVSILEGKDDIFEDWREKFLNTYKTGLMFWPFMQFLNFALVPLYMRTAFTGCCAFVWATFLCFSRQSGDGTAGAALAWMFPPKEDEAESTNEKVDSKEKRE